The following is a genomic window from Planctomycetia bacterium.
GAAGATCGGCGGCGAGACTGCAGACACAGTCGATTGCATTCTGGTTGATTTCGTGTTCCACGAGCCTGAGGGCATTCTTCACGATGGTGTTCAGGTCAGCAGTCGTGCGGTTGGCCTCGCTCTTCCTGGCAAATGCTCGAACCCGCCGGATGATCTGAGCAGCGCGCTCGCTTTGCTCGGCGACGAGTGACATCGCTTCGGCAATCTCGGGGCCGGGGCTGGACGAGTCCCGAAGGCGGCGCAAGGCGGCACTCGTGTAGTTCGAAATCGCCGCAAGCGGTTGATTCAACTCGTGAGCGAGGCCCGAGGCGAGTTCGTCCAGCGTGACGCGGCGGAGAATGTGTGCTAATTCGGCCTGGTGGCGTAATTTCTCCTGCTCCGCCTGCTTTCGACCGCTGATGTCTCGAATGGCGGAAACGCGTACCAGGCGGCCGAGATAAGGCACCCATTTTCCACGAAGTTCGATGGGAAAGGTCTCGCCGCTGCGTCGAAGACCGATACTTTCCTGCACTTCATCGCCGCCGCCGGCGATGGACACTCTTCGTTCGTCACGCGATTCCTGAAGGGATTGTGGCGCGACGAGTTCTTTGCGGGTCAATCCGATGATCTCTGATAGCTCGTACCCGAACATCTCCGCCAGGGCGGGATTGGCCGCGAGTATTCTGCCGTCTTCGTGAATCGCGATTCCCTCGAACGCGGCATTCGAGAGCTCCTGAAACCGCTCTTCGCTCTCCTTGAGCTCTGCCGTGCGCTCCAGCACGCGCCGTTCGAGCTGCTCATTGGCGTCCTTCAACGACTGTGCGACACGACGCTGATGAGTCGTCTCCACTGACATGCCCGCAAGATAGAGCCGGCTGGATGCGTCTCGAATGACGAACTTGTAGCTCGTCCAATGCTGGATTTCACCGTCGAACTCGGTGACTTCCTCGACGATGGCCAGCGTGTCGCTTGCGAGCACGGCGAGGTCGTTCTTGCGGAACTGGGCCGCCGTCACGGGGGGCCAAAGTTCGGCGTCGGACTTTCCTTTCCAATCGGTGACCTTGAGGCGAAACCTCTCCTCCATGGCCGGATTCGCATAGACCAAGCGCCCATCGAGGTCTTTGACGTATGCGATGATCGGGCAATTGTCCATGAAGGCATGGAATCTGGCTTCACTCTCCCGGAGGGAGGAAATGGCGTCGACGATTTTGGCGCGCGCCTTCGACTCCTGGATGGCAACGGAGAAATGAGTCGTGATGCCGATGAGGGTCGCCAATTCGTCCTCTGTCCACTCGCGGGGAACCGGCGAGCAGAATCCCAGGATCCCCACGAGTCCGTCGACGCATCGGATCGGCACGTCCAGAACGGCTCGCGTGATGTTCAGGTCGAAGATGGCGCAGGCGTCGGTTTCTGGTGGCTCATGCTTGAGGTCGGAGAGATTGACCGGTTGACCTGCACGAAGAGCCGCCAGATAGCGAGGCGCCCGTCGCAGGTCGGCGACAATGCCGCTGATGGAGGCCCAATCCCGCGGCTGCCGCGAAATTACGACCTCAAGTCGGCCCGAAGGATCAACGGTTGAGTAGGAGACTCGAATTCCCGGAAATACCTGGGCCACCTTGTCAACGGTTTGACGAATGATGTCTTCAACCGGAAGACTCGATGTGATGTTTGCGGCGATGTCATTGAGCAGGGACAGCCGGGCCTCCTCCTGCTTCATGCGCGTGACATCCGTATAGACACCGAGGATGCCTCGCACTTCGCCCTGCTCATCGAACAACGGCGCCTTGCTGACGAGCACGGAACCGATGGCGCCGGAGGCAAAGTGCTTAAGCTGCAATTTATTCAGAATCGGCTGACGCTTTTCGATGACCGCCCGATCGCTTTCGCGGTAATCACGGATCAAATCCGCGTCTGTGTGAATGTCGTAGTCCGTCTTCCCGACAACTTCAGCGGGAGATTGAAAACCAACGTCCCGTGCGTACTGCAGGTTGCCTCCCTGGTACACGGAATTGCGGTCTTTCCAGAAGACCGCGTGTGGAACGTGGTTAATGATTTCATTGAGCAGGGCTCTCTGTTCTCCAAGATCGCGCTCCA
Proteins encoded in this region:
- a CDS encoding PAS domain-containing protein; translation: MNSYRSDTRYTQVQVEAIRRAIYGSGAFRVQFYYEYLDVLQDSDERFFISLTAWYQERYENRSVDLIITTDSPALKFALVYGAAAFPGVPIVFSAASSADVLRRVDPLRATGVVESVDVSGTLKLALQLQPDLRRVIFLTDHTQHSKFLESRARAVVDQFADRIEFQWQLGGTSAEIVQRLYGLGDETAVLLLANYHLANRVPGADQTQLEHLCETSPIPIYALFDTYLEHGVLGGVVVSGEAQGRAAAHLAVRVLKGEPVSSIPMIQESPNVALVNWSAMQRWGIRESRLPSGAIIKRRVPSVFEQYGWYIVAAAACCLLEAAIISALLFNVIRRRRVERDLGEQRALLNEIINHVPHAVFWKDRNSVYQGGNLQYARDVGFQSPAEVVGKTDYDIHTDADLIRDYRESDRAVIEKRQPILNKLQLKHFASGAIGSVLVSKAPLFDEQGEVRGILGVYTDVTRMKQEEARLSLLNDIAANITSSLPVEDIIRQTVDKVAQVFPGIRVSYSTVDPSGRLEVVISRQPRDWASISGIVADLRRAPRYLAALRAGQPVNLSDLKHEPPETDACAIFDLNITRAVLDVPIRCVDGLVGILGFCSPVPREWTEDELATLIGITTHFSVAIQESKARAKIVDAISSLRESEARFHAFMDNCPIIAYVKDLDGRLVYANPAMEERFRLKVTDWKGKSDAELWPPVTAAQFRKNDLAVLASDTLAIVEEVTEFDGEIQHWTSYKFVIRDASSRLYLAGMSVETTHQRRVAQSLKDANEQLERRVLERTAELKESEERFQELSNAAFEGIAIHEDGRILAANPALAEMFGYELSEIIGLTRKELVAPQSLQESRDERRVSIAGGGDEVQESIGLRRSGETFPIELRGKWVPYLGRLVRVSAIRDISGRKQAEQEKLRHQAELAHILRRVTLDELASGLAHELNQPLAAISNYTSAALRRLRDSSSPGPEIAEAMSLVAEQSERAAQIIRRVRAFARKSEANRTTADLNTIVKNALRLVEHEINQNAIDCVCSLAADLPPVIVDSIQIEQVIINLIKNACDALEKTPVGKGRIIISTGHVDDKVELSVIDNGPGVSPQAAADLFKPFSTTKDRGVGLGLSISRGIVEAHGGRLQFRSCPDGRTAFEFQLPIGKPARLPQTAQ